The following are encoded in a window of Caldicellulosiruptor danielii genomic DNA:
- a CDS encoding TM1266 family iron-only hydrogenase system putative regulator: MERRIGVIGIVVENRKEVADKLNKILSEYGDIIVGRMGIPYKERGLCVISLIVDGTTDEIGALTGKLGSLPGVKVKSALTK; encoded by the coding sequence ATGGAAAGGAGAATTGGTGTTATTGGAATTGTTGTTGAAAACAGAAAAGAGGTGGCGGATAAGCTCAACAAAATTCTAAGCGAATATGGTGATATCATTGTTGGAAGAATGGGTATACCATATAAAGAAAGAGGGCTTTGTGTAATCTCACTCATAGTTGATGGGACAACTGATGAGATTGGTGCGCTGACAGGGAAGCTTGGTAGCTTGCCAGGTGTGAAGGTAAAGAGTGCTCTTACAAAATAA
- a CDS encoding tRNA1(Val) (adenine(37)-N6)-methyltransferase: MLRKENLKIGNFSIYQDTDFFLYGTDAVVLSDFIEVKKNDIVVEFGTGNLIIPILLWAKNKKFKKLYALEIQKEVCELAVLNRNINNLQDKIEVINADLKDALKIFGSEFANVVFTNPPYRKVNSGTINPNIKKAIARHEIMCTIEDVVKSAMQILKFGGRFYMVYRSDRLTDALYYLRLYKLEPSLIRFVHQNKDKESSLVLIEAKKGKQCTLKVDKPLFVDEMEYYGELQKEDAE, translated from the coding sequence ATGCTTAGAAAGGAAAATCTAAAGATAGGCAACTTTTCAATATATCAAGATACAGATTTTTTCCTATATGGAACTGATGCGGTGGTACTAAGTGATTTTATTGAAGTAAAGAAAAATGACATTGTGGTTGAGTTTGGGACAGGTAACTTGATAATTCCTATTCTACTTTGGGCAAAGAACAAAAAGTTCAAAAAGCTATATGCTTTAGAGATTCAAAAAGAGGTGTGTGAGCTTGCAGTTCTCAACAGGAACATCAACAACCTTCAGGACAAAATTGAGGTGATAAATGCGGATTTAAAGGATGCGCTAAAAATCTTTGGTTCAGAATTTGCAAATGTTGTGTTTACAAATCCTCCTTATAGAAAAGTGAACAGCGGTACAATCAATCCAAATATCAAAAAAGCCATAGCTCGCCATGAGATTATGTGTACAATTGAAGATGTTGTAAAAAGTGCTATGCAGATTTTGAAATTTGGTGGAAGGTTTTATATGGTCTACAGAAGTGACAGGCTCACTGATGCTCTTTACTATTTGAGACTTTACAAGTTAGAACCAAGCCTTATAAGATTTGTGCATCAAAATAAGGATAAAGAGTCTTCGCTTGTTTTGATTGAGGCAAAAAAGGGTAAACAGTGCACACTTAAAGTAGACAAACCGCTTTTTGTGGATGAGATGGAGTATTATGGTGAACTTCAAAAAGAAGATGCGGAGTGA
- a CDS encoding AbrB/MazE/SpoVT family DNA-binding domain-containing protein yields MKSTGVVRKVDELGRIVLPIELRRTLDIAEKDALEIFVDGDKIILRKYEPACIFCGNAKDVIYYKGKNICKDCMEELKKS; encoded by the coding sequence ATGAAATCAACAGGTGTTGTAAGAAAGGTTGACGAGCTTGGCAGAATAGTTCTTCCTATCGAGCTCAGAAGAACTCTTGACATCGCTGAAAAGGATGCTCTTGAAATCTTTGTTGATGGCGACAAGATAATTCTCAGAAAGTATGAACCAGCTTGCATCTTCTGTGGAAATGCAAAGGATGTCATCTACTACAAGGGCAAAAACATCTGCAAAGACTGCATGGAAGAACTCAAAAAGAGCTAA
- a CDS encoding response regulator produces the protein MKICIVDDAQFIRQILKDIFTSLGHQVIAEFSSASQLIENVEDLKPDIVTLDITMPDMDGLTATRILKNIIPDVKVIIISAISQPDIEKEAKKCGAYEFVRKPFSKLAIEHIIKQIEDEQNSKNGAIR, from the coding sequence ATGAAGATTTGTATTGTAGATGATGCCCAATTTATAAGGCAAATTCTAAAAGACATATTCACATCACTGGGGCATCAGGTTATTGCAGAATTTTCATCAGCTTCACAGCTCATCGAAAATGTTGAGGACCTAAAACCTGATATTGTCACACTTGATATCACAATGCCTGATATGGATGGTCTTACTGCAACTCGCATCCTAAAAAACATTATCCCTGATGTGAAAGTTATTATAATCTCTGCAATTTCTCAACCAGATATTGAAAAAGAAGCCAAGAAATGTGGAGCATATGAGTTTGTACGAAAGCCATTTTCAAAACTTGCAATTGAGCATATAATAAAACAAATTGAAGATGAACAAAATAGCAAAAACGGGGCTATAAGATAA
- a CDS encoding glycosyltransferase has protein sequence MILFTIFILGIVSGFLLFSKIFLTSTQGNFCELNQKISVIIPARNEEKNLPYLLKSLLNQTIIPDEIIVVDDFSEDKTSQIAKDFGARLIKNPPLPSGWTGKNWALWNGYLNSTGDILIFLDADVRLSKDGIDRIVKTLFSTNGAISVIPYHTTQQLYEKLCLIVNILGVFAFMSPYERKSSSKGMYGSCIAVFRKDYEKVGGHKRICDRVTDDLSLGKLFCENGIRVENFLGYDAVAFRMYPNGMKSQLEGIAKSAALSMQLLNTKTVILIALWVAGLVLTGFLTPILLYIHHPLATQFLIGYILYVIQILYLQSYIGNFGILFPILYFIPTAYFLLMLLYSLYQVKFIGSVYWKGRQIKVGGK, from the coding sequence ATGATACTTTTTACCATCTTCATTTTGGGTATAGTTTCAGGATTTCTCCTTTTCTCAAAAATCTTTCTTACAAGCACTCAGGGCAACTTTTGTGAATTAAATCAAAAAATCTCTGTAATAATCCCTGCTCGAAATGAAGAAAAAAACTTGCCTTATCTTCTTAAAAGCCTTCTAAATCAAACAATAATCCCAGATGAGATAATAGTTGTAGACGATTTTTCTGAGGACAAAACCAGCCAAATTGCCAAGGACTTTGGTGCAAGGCTTATCAAAAACCCACCTCTGCCCTCAGGCTGGACAGGTAAAAATTGGGCTCTTTGGAATGGGTATTTAAACTCAACAGGAGATATACTGATATTCTTAGATGCTGATGTGAGATTATCTAAGGATGGCATAGATAGAATTGTAAAAACGCTTTTTTCAACAAATGGTGCAATTTCAGTTATACCATATCATACAACACAGCAGCTTTATGAAAAATTATGTTTAATTGTCAATATCCTTGGTGTATTTGCGTTTATGTCACCATATGAAAGAAAGAGCAGCAGCAAAGGAATGTATGGTTCATGCATAGCGGTTTTTAGAAAAGATTACGAAAAGGTTGGCGGGCACAAACGTATATGCGATAGAGTAACAGACGATCTGAGCCTTGGTAAGCTTTTTTGCGAAAATGGTATAAGAGTTGAAAATTTTTTAGGGTACGATGCTGTAGCATTTAGAATGTATCCAAATGGAATGAAAAGCCAGCTTGAAGGAATTGCAAAAAGTGCAGCTTTAAGCATGCAGCTTTTAAATACAAAAACAGTCATTTTAATTGCCCTATGGGTTGCAGGGCTTGTCTTAACAGGGTTTCTAACACCCATTTTGCTGTATATACACCATCCTTTAGCAACACAGTTTTTAATAGGCTATATTCTTTATGTTATTCAAATATTATACCTTCAATCGTACATAGGCAATTTTGGCATTCTGTTTCCTATACTTTACTTTATTCCTACCGCATATTTTTTACTTATGCTTTTATATTCACTCTATCAAGTAAAATTCATTGGAAGTGTTTACTGGAAAGGTAGACAAATTAAAGTAGGGGGTAAATGA
- the rsmI gene encoding 16S rRNA (cytidine(1402)-2'-O)-methyltransferase: protein MSGKLFIVGTPIGNLDDISKRALDTLNMVDFIACEDTRVTIKLLNHFGIKKRLVSYHEFSPKEKEDKIVEELKNGKKIALVSDAGMPLISDPGYELVRRCIKEGIEVTVIPGPCAFVCALVISGQNTQNFVFEGFLPKNKRSKKEKLESLKFEKRTMIFYEAPHKLLDTLSQMAAVFGEDREISIVKEITKVHESVMITTLREAIDFFEKTSPKGEYVLVVRGFEEKAKEKDENFDVESIKKRLKEKIAQGFTKKEAVKTVAEELKVAKNMIYKIALEIEDFSKKE, encoded by the coding sequence GTGAGTGGAAAGCTTTTTATAGTGGGAACACCAATTGGGAACCTTGATGATATATCAAAAAGAGCATTAGATACTCTAAATATGGTAGACTTTATAGCTTGCGAGGATACAAGAGTTACGATAAAGCTTTTGAACCACTTTGGAATTAAAAAAAGGCTTGTTTCTTATCATGAGTTTAGTCCAAAAGAGAAAGAAGATAAAATAGTAGAAGAACTTAAAAACGGCAAAAAAATTGCCTTGGTTTCAGATGCGGGAATGCCACTTATATCAGACCCTGGCTATGAACTTGTAAGAAGGTGTATAAAAGAAGGAATTGAAGTAACAGTAATTCCCGGGCCTTGTGCTTTTGTATGTGCTTTGGTAATATCGGGCCAGAATACTCAAAATTTTGTGTTTGAAGGTTTTTTACCAAAAAATAAGCGATCCAAAAAGGAAAAACTTGAAAGTCTTAAATTTGAAAAGAGGACAATGATATTTTACGAGGCACCTCACAAGCTTTTGGATACACTTTCACAGATGGCAGCTGTTTTTGGTGAAGACAGAGAGATCAGCATAGTAAAAGAGATTACAAAAGTGCATGAAAGTGTGATGATCACGACCTTACGTGAGGCTATAGATTTTTTTGAAAAGACTTCCCCCAAAGGTGAATATGTCCTTGTTGTAAGGGGATTTGAAGAAAAGGCAAAAGAAAAGGATGAAAACTTTGACGTTGAATCTATTAAAAAGCGTTTAAAAGAAAAGATAGCTCAAGGATTTACTAAAAAAGAAGCTGTTAAAACTGTAGCTGAGGAGTTGAAGGTTGCCAAAAACATGATTTACAAAATTGCACTTGAAATTGAAGATTTTAGTAAAAAAGAATAA
- the hydG gene encoding [FeFe] hydrogenase H-cluster radical SAM maturase HydG, with product MFRKDEWERAEFINDEMVFEILEKGKQNQDRAEDIIQKALNLNGLEPEEVATLLYIDDKDLLGKLFKAAKQVKERIYGKRIVLFAPLYISNFCVNNCRYCGYHRSNTKMKRRKLTMDEIRKEVEIIESLGHKRIALELGEDPKEAPIEYVIDAINTIYSVYKEKGNIRRVNVNIAATTIEEYRMLKEAKIGTYVLFQETYHRPTYEYMHPEGPKSDYDWHTMAMDRAMQAGIDDVGLGVLFGLYDYKFEVVGLILHAKHLEERFGVGPHTISVPRIRPAEGVEVTKEKYPYLVSDDEFKKIVAIIRLAVPYTGMILSTRERPGFREEVIDLGISQISAGSCTGVGGYTLEYEGKSTGDLDEDLAQFEVEDKRSPDEVIRTLCEAGYIPSYCTACYRRGRTGDLFMQYAKTGDIQDFCTPNALLTFMEYLEDYGSEKTKEIGRKLIYESLNQIKDEKMRKETEKRLEMIRQGDRDLYF from the coding sequence ATGTTTAGAAAAGATGAGTGGGAAAGAGCTGAGTTTATAAATGATGAGATGGTATTTGAGATACTTGAAAAAGGGAAGCAAAACCAAGATAGAGCAGAAGATATAATTCAAAAAGCATTGAATCTAAACGGGCTTGAACCTGAGGAGGTTGCAACACTTCTTTATATAGATGATAAAGACCTTTTGGGAAAACTGTTCAAAGCTGCAAAGCAGGTAAAAGAGAGAATCTATGGCAAGAGAATTGTCCTTTTTGCCCCACTTTACATCAGCAACTTTTGCGTCAACAACTGCCGATACTGTGGCTATCACAGGTCAAACACTAAGATGAAAAGAAGAAAACTTACAATGGATGAGATACGAAAAGAAGTTGAGATAATAGAGTCTCTTGGGCACAAAAGAATTGCTCTTGAGCTTGGCGAAGACCCCAAAGAAGCTCCAATTGAATATGTTATAGATGCCATAAACACCATATATTCTGTCTACAAGGAAAAAGGCAATATAAGAAGAGTGAATGTCAACATCGCTGCAACCACAATTGAAGAATATAGAATGCTAAAAGAAGCAAAAATTGGCACATATGTGCTTTTCCAAGAGACATATCATCGCCCAACCTATGAATACATGCACCCCGAAGGTCCAAAATCAGATTACGACTGGCATACGATGGCAATGGACAGAGCAATGCAGGCAGGGATTGACGATGTTGGTTTAGGGGTTTTGTTTGGGCTTTATGACTACAAGTTTGAGGTAGTAGGATTGATTTTGCATGCGAAGCATTTAGAAGAGAGGTTTGGTGTGGGTCCGCATACAATCTCTGTTCCACGAATTCGTCCTGCAGAGGGTGTTGAGGTTACAAAAGAAAAATATCCTTATTTGGTATCTGATGACGAGTTTAAAAAGATTGTTGCTATAATCCGCCTTGCAGTGCCCTATACTGGCATGATTTTATCAACAAGAGAAAGACCGGGTTTTAGAGAAGAAGTAATTGACCTTGGTATATCCCAGATTAGCGCCGGGTCTTGCACAGGTGTTGGTGGATATACACTTGAATATGAAGGAAAATCAACTGGAGACTTGGACGAAGACCTTGCACAGTTTGAGGTTGAGGACAAAAGAAGTCCTGATGAGGTCATAAGAACTCTTTGCGAGGCTGGTTATATCCCGAGCTATTGCACAGCTTGCTACAGAAGAGGAAGGACAGGGGATTTGTTTATGCAATATGCAAAGACAGGCGATATTCAAGACTTTTGCACACCAAATGCACTTTTGACCTTTATGGAATACTTAGAAGACTACGGGTCCGAGAAAACTAAGGAAATTGGGAGAAAATTGATATATGAGAGTTTGAATCAAATAAAAGATGAAAAGATGAGAAAAGAAACAGAAAAAAGGCTTGAGATGATACGACAAGGTGACAGGGATTTGTATTTTTGA